In the Plasmodium gaboni strain SY75 chromosome 13, whole genome shotgun sequence genome, TGTTAAAagtagaaaaaaaaaaaaaaaaaaaaaaaaaagaaagaaagaATTACCTAATAAATGAACAAAAGTACATGAACCATGTCATCAAGTTTAAGTCAAGTATTTGTTCTAACCATAATTGGAAAGGGGGATATACCATTGTATGAAGCTGATTTATCAATAAATAGTAAGAGAGATATATCTGAACATTTAACACAATTTATAATTCATCAATCATTAGATTCTTTAGATGAAATAGTATGGAAAAGTTCTAGtatgtttttaaaaaatattgatagttttaataattatagtGTATCAGCATATTGTACCCCTGGTCATAtgaaatttttattattatataaaaatagaaatgAAGGAGGAAACAATACTACcaatacaaatatatatattccatCGGATGATCATATCAAATCATTTTTTGAAACAGTAcatgaaaattatattaagGTTTTATTAAATCCTTTATATGAACCTAATGGTATTATAACCAGTTCCTTGTTTGATCAAAATGTTCATTTGGCAgcaaaaaaatatttacacCAATAAAGGTGACActcaaaaaataaaataaaataaaataaaaataaaaataaaaataaaatatatatatatatatatatatatatatatatatttattttttgttatatatgtatatttcttttttgaGGGGATGACTTTTTCAAAGCCATCCATGCAACATGACATATTTTTTACGAATATTATCAACATgcataaatattataaatataatataatatatatatatgtgcacATTTTCAAACACttatatacttttattttcttattttttatatatcatgacttgatgaatatttaaatatattattatatacttCAAACGAATgagaaaatattttatccATGTGCTCATACAACATACTATAGGGTTCCATTGACATATAATCATTCTTTACATATGAACTTATATCCTCACATGACatattaaacatattatttatttcttgttttgtaaatataaaatcaaAATGTCTTATATCCCAATCATTACTTGGGAAGTCGTTTTTATAACGttttgtaaatattatatgatcaggattaaatatatttccaTAAAATAATGGATAAATACAATTAGATTTAATTTTTGaaccatatatataattctttttattattatttatattacaatttttgttttctatactttttatatttttttttttattatttgtatcaCTTTTTTCATCCACATTAGGAATATATgagaaataaaaattattagaATGCTTTCTTAATTTGGATATTAAACTTATAAAATTACAATATGTATAActaaataaatataaaatatatctaattCTATATGTATTCCTACCTATATCTATAGATGTATCTATAGGATTTTCAAAACATAAACGCTGATcattatattcatattcTTTTCTTAGACGTCGTGGAAGAATATGACCTAATCCTCGAACGACTACACATGTTTCATGTAATTTATAATCTATACtatagaaataaaagaattCTATTAATAACTTAATcaaatatgtattattaaaatgattATTATCAAACGTTGATGTATGCATCTgtaaaaaatgtaatacCATACATgataaaagaaaagaacCTATACCTCCTATATATGTTTCATTTAAATTTCTcgaatttaaaaaaaattttaataatataactaaaggtcttaaatatatatattttttcatttgttttattataaaatcaGTTGTTTCTTTTGAAGATTTTTgattaatacatatatcAATCTGTACACCTAGTTCTTTAtccatatattttaatatttttactCTAGCATCCTtaattattcttatatCA is a window encoding:
- a CDS encoding putative trafficking protein particle complex subunit 2; this encodes MSSSLSQVFVLTIIGKGDIPLYEADLSINSKRDISEHLTQFIIHQSLDSLDEIVWKSSSMFLKNIDSFNNYSVSAYCTPGHMKFLLLYKNRNEGGNNTTNTNIYIPSDDHIKSFFETVHENYIKVLLNPLYEPNGIITSSLFDQNVHLAAKKYLHQ